The Halorussus pelagicus genome contains the following window.
GAAATCGAGTCCCGGAAATGGCCTTCTGCTTCATCTAGTCTTCCAAGAGAGCGCACACTCTTCCCAAGCTGATTCAACGCAGACGCCTGTTTCTCTGGTGACTGAGCTATCTCTTTTGCCTCACGATAATGTTCAACTGCCGTCTCGAAGTCGTTCCGGTCGAAATATAGACTCCCCAGATTATGGAGCGCTGTCACTATCTTTGATGTATGCTCGATTTCACGACTTAACTGGAGACCTTCGATAAAGTGTTGCTCTGCCAGTTCCGGCCGTCCAGTATTCTTATAGACGCTCCCAAGATTACACAACCGGTCCGCAATAACTGTCCGGTCACCGCGTTCTTCTGCCCGTTGCAAACTCTCGGTATAGTAGTTTTCAGCCGTATCGAACTCGTCAAGTGTTAGTGCCGTATGGCCGACGGTCCCAAGACAGATGATAATCTCACTTTCATCGTCTTCTGCTTTAGCAATCTTAAGCGCTGCTTCAGCGTGGTCCCGTGCTTTCTGATACTGACCAAGCTCCAGTAATACACCAGCTAGATTGTTCTGAACTTTCCCTTCATACGAGTCTTCCCCAATTTCTTTGATGAGACGGAGCGCCCGCTGGTAGTATTGCCGTGCCTCTAGGTAGTGAGCTCGATTCGCTGCTAAAACGGCAAACTGGAAATGAACGAGAGTATCCGCAAGCATTTGATCGACATCAGCATCATCGGTCGAATGCAACCGGGAAGCCGCCCATTCTAATTCTTGTTCTGCGGTATCAAACTCGCCGCGATGCTGATACATCCGTGCTCGCTCAAAAGCGATATTGACTTCGATCTGCCACTCACAGATAGAGGGAACCTGAATATTGGAGTGTTTCTGCGTGGCAAAGAGCGGCGCTAGTCGAGGCTGGCTAGTCCCGATTTTGACTAACTGCATTAGGTATGTGTTCGCAATGCCGGTCGCGTGGTTAACGTATTCTTCCAGCAGTGCATCATCACCGAACCAGTTACGCAGTTGGTCCTGAAGCTCGTCATCTGTCACGATTTTCAAAAGCTGGTTGACACAGTATTCGAAGTCGTGCCGGAGAGCCTGTTGGCTACTGGTTTCGTCAAGGCTGTGTTGGAGATATGTGATTGACCAATGGCGGTGTGGAAGATAGTATTCTCCATTTTCGTCCGTACCAAACAAGAGAATGCCATCGTAGGAATCGAGAATCCAATCAACAGCTCTGTGATCGCTCTCTTTTGTAGCAAGTGTATGCAGATGCTCCGGTGTGACCCCAATTCCCGCCGCATTCAAGGAATTTACAAGCAATTCTACGCGCGTCAATAATTCATTCGTCACTCCCTCTGGTGCAGTATCCAAAGATACCGACTGAAGTTGCTGGTAGGTCTCGGCAACGTGACGGGCAATCGGGGATACATCGCTCTCCAAGTCTACTGATTTAGTTTTGTGTGTCGGAAGATAGTATGTGGCGAGCAATAACGGACTGACGCCATAACTCTCAGCCAACGAATCAAGTAACTCCTCAGGACTATGAGCGACAACTTGGCCAGTAACCGTCTCGTATTTTGAAAATAATCGTTCGATTTCGCGACTATCAGGTCGCGGAACATCAACCTCTGAAACCGTCTCCCGAGTCGCCTGAATAAGCTCGCGACCTACCGTTGAGCGGGCATCGACTAGCTCACTCCCCCGAATCGCCGAATCAATCTCGTTCCATTCACTACGACGAGCGTTCAGTAGAATCGCAACATCATCTACGCCTTCGTATTCCCGCACTAATTCGAAAACAGGAACCGCACCCGTTCGCGCTCCGTCTTCGACAACCACAAGCACAGGCCCCTGCGCTCGCCCAGCTTCAATTGCCTGCTTGACCGGCTCGTTATTAGTGAGGGAGTTCCCCGACCCAGACCCACGATAGAGAACTGTTCCCGTATCGGTATCGGCGTACCACTGATACGCAATCATCCTCGAAACCGTCGTTTTTCCAGCCCCTGTCTGTCCGAGCAGAACAGCCTGACCACCGCCCTGTAAATCTTCCAACAACTCCTCCGTTACACTCCGTTACACTCCGTCTCTCTCCAGACTCATCGCCCTCAGTCGGCTTCTCCCGGTCAATCGGATATCCTTCCTGAATTTCGGACCATGTAAATGAACGCTGCCAACAGGCCTCGGGCTCTATACGGCCACCCTGAAACTGTTCCGCAGATAATTCTCTAAATCCCTGTTCCCGAAGTAGCGACTGAGTCTGCAAATCCAGCTGTTCAAGGATCTGTACTCGTTGGTCTTCAGCCGGATCACCAAACATAGGTTCAAGTACTGATGCCACAGGATTAAGTACTGGCTTTCCACGCATCCACTGTACTCCCCATGCACCTACATGATCGAATGCACGCCGAACAATGCTATTTAAGAAAATAGATATCGGATTAATACCAAACATAGCTATTCTTGCTGCTGAAGACGAAAGGCATCTTCTTAGCCACAACTATCACTATACCTTGAAACGTTTTTCGGACAGTATACATAAGCAACTCTGGGACGGGTAGTCAAACTCTGTTCCGGCGTTAGAGTTCCTTGCTGAGAGACGGATTGTCGAAATCGAATCTAGAATTTTTTAACCAACAGTAGGTCATCGACGCTTACTACTGTTGGTTAAACTCCTAAGATTGAGTACTCTGCCCCCTAATGAGGTCAGTAGTCACTTGTTTGGCGAAGTTCGTCCGGAAGTCGATCAAGACAGACTTCGAGGAAGCTTAGTGGGGCTTCAACCTCTATCGCTCCCGGTTCATAGACTGATTCGTCATCAGTTTCGAGCTGGAAATGCGTTCTCCCGAGTTCTGGATGGCCATCGTCCTTGTGCCAGCTAAGATGCTTCAAACCGTTCGTGGTCGGCTGATGCATCGTCAAGTGCGTCTGTACCGGGCATGGGAATCACGTTGCGCGCATTTACGCGCCTCGACCTCTCAGGCGCGTACAAACTCTTTGCTACTACGTCTTTAACCAACATTGCGAAGGACTGCGGTTCTGTGTTGGTTAATACGCGATGGGTCTATAATTGGTGGATGGGCTTAACGCAGAACGTATCTGGGTCAGCATTCGGCGACTCGTCGGTTCGATCTAAGGACGACTGGGAGAGTCGGTTGACCAGTTCGTCGCGAACTGCTTTGCGGCTGACTGTTGTTTCGTGCCAGCCGAGACGCTCGTCGAAATACCGCTTTTGGAACCACTGGCCGACGTCGTCAACGGCAATGAACTGTGTCCGTTTCTCGCCCGCTATACTTGTCGAGACGTACTCGGCACCGACGTGTTCGTGGGTAAGTTCGACGAGCGCGCACTCGACGAGTGTAACAATGCGGGCCGGACTTCTGTTGTGGGGGAGCGTCAACTCAAGATTTGCCCACGGTTCTTCGCTTGGTTGTTCAGTTTGCTCGCCATGGAGTCGTGATTGCTGCTCGTGTTCTGAAGACATGGTTGTTGAGCGGGCACTTACTACAGCCCCTCGCCCCTCTCGGGGGCGACAAACTCCACCGCGAACGCAGCAGCATCCATGAGTGAGTTCTGATATCTCAGTTATAGACACTCATCATTTGATGGCCCCTCGGCCGGAGAGAGCCAGCGGCGTTTGTACCGGTGTACCCTAGCCTTCCTTTGGATAATTCTGGAGGTGCAGAGGATATTGAAACAGGTGCAGATTAGACAAGAGATCCGTCGGGCAGTTCTCGGGCAGTAATAGCGCCCTCGACGAACTTCAAGACACGGCTGACTGGGATAATTGTGCTTGACGGGGTGGTGAGAACCCCGAATTCGGGAGAATTAGTATCAAATCCTGGGCGAAACTCGACAACGGTGAATTCCAGCAGTTGCCGGTAGCTCGTTGCGCTTCGTAGTGGAATTACCCTTTTCGGTCGAAAACAAGCAATACAGGGCCTGAAAAGTGCATGACGGGGGTTCTGAACTCTTCGAACTGCTCCTCCTATAAAAATATAGAAATTATGGTAGTTTCCTTGCGGACGACGAAACGTGACGACTAATCGATCGGTTTAAAACGACAGCCAGTCCTCCTCAAGTTCTTCATCCGAGAAGAAACATTCTGCGTCAGGAAGCAATGGATCCGGGCTATTCCCCGTAGTGAAGCCGGGTAGACCTCCCATTTCTTGTCGTGATTCCGCAAACCCATCCGGTTCGAACACCTCCTCATCAAACCCTGGATCTACTTCCGGTTCCTCGATCGACATACTAGGCTCCCAATCGAACGCTCCAAAGCTGAGTTCTGCCTGTTCAACAGACCCGAACGCTGATTCCTCGGGCTCGGCGAGTCCCAGACCGAAGTCGCTTATTCCAAAGGGATGGTCGTCCCACTGCGGCGGCTCCCACCGTGGCGGTGAATAATCTAGTCCGACATCGGTTGCCGACTCACCGGCTGCCCCCGAATCTTGTGTACAGATTGCTTCTTCCATGAGTGGATCCCTTCCGGGGGAGGGCCGGTCATCGCCGTATCCTCCGGAAGTCACAGATCTTTGTTCCCAGTCACCGAAGCCGGTTACGTCAGCGGTCGGCTGGTGACGTTTCTCTGGTTCGTGGTCGGGTGACTGCGGCCGCCTTTCAGTTGATTGGCCCATCCCGCTGAAGGCCGTTAGTGGGTCGGCGGTCCGGGTCGTAAGCTGATCCAGCTCACCGTACTGTGTCTCTTGCGAATCGCGGATCGCCTGTTTTCGTCTGGGATGGGCGTCGTTCGCACGCTGATGAGTGTGTCCGTCTATTGCCGCTGACGTCTCCGTACGGTCGTCTGTGGTTATGGCATCTCTTCTGCGTGGAGTAGGCGCAAGCAACGATTTCAGCAGCGCCGAAATTTTGATTTCGACCGGGCTCCGGATGAGTTCCTGGCTCACGGCACTGGGGCCAATATCAACCTCAATAAGATCCGGAATTGGGTCGAGACCGACGAATTCCGGTCCAAAATCGATATCGATGTAACTGAACTTCGTATCGACTTGGAAGAACTTGAACTCGTGACTCGAATCGACTGGCTTGAAATACGTGTTATCGGTTCCGGAGGTTGGACCTCGTCCCTTCGAAATTATCGATGTGCCGCGTTTATTTCGAAAGGTCAACCTGCTTGC
Protein-coding sequences here:
- a CDS encoding tetratricopeptide repeat protein: MEDLQGGGQAVLLGQTGAGKTTVSRMIAYQWYADTDTGTVLYRGSGSGNSLTNNEPVKQAIEAGRAQGPVLVVVEDGARTGAVPVFELVREYEGVDDVAILLNARRSEWNEIDSAIRGSELVDARSTVGRELIQATRETVSEVDVPRPDSREIERLFSKYETVTGQVVAHSPEELLDSLAESYGVSPLLLATYYLPTHKTKSVDLESDVSPIARHVAETYQQLQSVSLDTAPEGVTNELLTRVELLVNSLNAAGIGVTPEHLHTLATKESDHRAVDWILDSYDGILLFGTDENGEYYLPHRHWSITYLQHSLDETSSQQALRHDFEYCVNQLLKIVTDDELQDQLRNWFGDDALLEEYVNHATGIANTYLMQLVKIGTSQPRLAPLFATQKHSNIQVPSICEWQIEVNIAFERARMYQHRGEFDTAEQELEWAASRLHSTDDADVDQMLADTLVHFQFAVLAANRAHYLEARQYYQRALRLIKEIGEDSYEGKVQNNLAGVLLELGQYQKARDHAEAALKIAKAEDDESEIIICLGTVGHTALTLDEFDTAENYYTESLQRAEERGDRTVIADRLCNLGSVYKNTGRPELAEQHFIEGLQLSREIEHTSKIVTALHNLGSLYFDRNDFETAVEHYREAKEIAQSPEKQASALNQLGKSVRSLGRLDEAEGHFRDSISLLKDSLPTPTEAAGWSGLGVTLLLKGDGADAHEALDTALDMVELTDDHGQLTTTLFNAATAAIRAGQLEIAKDLCNQSIQIHEKLGNDHEQVLVYQKLGQIARAESRYSDALDAFETSYTLLQDADSAWATVDVAYKAVKAAQEAGDEDAMKKFCQRGLDAADESGRGNLDRTVMALAGIKSTFDDSWKATVDLYWRSLCCLGGGEFGLALQLLSQVWVRADQQETDDLNDVFGGEGILLAAFTRLGWIEGASADEFLSGVTQYIDSVSEPMTSLYHALTGHGNDVSNVKSPEEDGVEFSTASKRELEQHACSQLLPPLTEQQVETKSATE